The Erythrobacter insulae genome window below encodes:
- a CDS encoding CpXC domain-containing protein: MLTNEMSVPCPDCGTAIPFTPQALINGESFSCPSCNASISLGDQSKDTVKAAMDKLDQLKGGAGG, translated from the coding sequence ATGCTGACCAACGAAATGTCCGTCCCGTGTCCCGATTGCGGGACAGCAATCCCCTTTACTCCGCAAGCTTTGATCAACGGAGAAAGCTTCTCCTGCCCAAGCTGCAACGCGAGCATCAGCCTTGGCGATCAGAGCAAGGATACAGTGAAAGCCGCGATGGATAAGCTGGACCAGCTGAAGGGCGGCGCTGGCGGTTAG
- a CDS encoding ABC transporter substrate-binding protein: MVFFAHFRNEIARIGWGGAAALCAGLVLTSCGAQANIAGDAPVTRQLTFVSLNPCVDAILVEIADPDQILALSHYSQDPASSSLDPGVAARFAYTGGTAEEVLAEKPDMVLASSFIAPSLRNALTGLGLRVETFDSPRSIAESIDQIKRLGTLTGNTAAAERLAVRINAIASKQRPKREITAMLWQSGQIVPGEGTLISELLRRNGFSSHSAKMGLAQADFASLETILANPPEVLLVAGDSAGQTHPLLDGLKRTRVETFDPRLLYCGGPSVIAADARIAAIRKNVL, encoded by the coding sequence GTGGTTTTTTTCGCGCATTTTCGAAATGAGATTGCTCGCATTGGATGGGGCGGTGCCGCCGCGCTTTGTGCGGGCCTCGTGCTTACTTCGTGCGGTGCTCAGGCGAATATTGCCGGTGATGCGCCAGTGACGCGGCAGCTGACATTCGTCAGCCTCAATCCCTGTGTTGATGCGATCCTGGTCGAGATAGCCGATCCAGACCAAATTCTTGCTCTGTCGCATTACAGTCAGGATCCTGCTTCAAGTTCGCTTGATCCGGGCGTGGCGGCGCGTTTTGCGTACACTGGCGGGACCGCAGAAGAGGTTCTGGCTGAAAAGCCAGACATGGTCCTCGCTTCGAGCTTTATCGCGCCGAGCTTGCGGAACGCTTTGACCGGCCTCGGTTTACGCGTGGAAACCTTTGATAGCCCGCGCAGCATTGCCGAGAGCATCGATCAGATAAAACGGCTGGGCACCCTGACCGGTAACACGGCGGCGGCAGAACGTCTCGCGGTACGGATCAATGCCATCGCATCCAAACAGCGGCCAAAGCGCGAGATTACCGCGATGCTGTGGCAATCGGGACAGATCGTGCCGGGCGAGGGCACGCTGATTTCGGAATTGCTGCGCCGTAACGGGTTTTCCAGCCATAGCGCCAAGATGGGTCTGGCTCAGGCTGATTTTGCCTCTCTTGAGACGATTTTGGCCAACCCGCCCGAAGTGTTGTTGGTAGCAGGGGATAGCGCTGGGCAAACGCATCCGCTGCTGGATGGATTGAAGCGAACGCGCGTGGAAACATTCGATCCGCGCTTGCTATATTGCGGCGGACCAAGCGTGATCGCGGCGGATGCGCGCATTGCTGCAATCAGAAAGAATGTTCTTTGA
- the uvrA gene encoding excinuclease ABC subunit UvrA: MLTKISVRGAREHNLKGVDIDLPRDALIVVTGLSGSGKSSLAFDTIYAEGQRRYVESLSAYARQFLEMMQKPDVEHIDGLSPAISIEQKTTSRNPRSTVATVTEIYDYMRLLWARVGVPYSPATGKPIEAQTVSNMVDRVMELPEGTRLYLLAPVVRGRKGEYRKELAEWQKAGFTRVRIDGELYPIEEAPTLDKKFKHDIEVVVDRLAVKNGLETRLADSFETALKLAEGLAYVDLADGVVPGREDEAGSGGAMKGAGIPANRIVFSEKFACPVSGFTIEEIEPRLFSFNSPQGACPTCDGIGEKQLFDEQLVVPNEGLTLKQGAIAPWAKSNPPSPYYMQVLTSLAKAYDFDITTPWKDLEPDQRLIILHGTGGMPVALTFKDGRKTYTVNKAFEGVIGNLNRRMMQTESNWMQEELSKFQTAQPCETCGGKRLNEKSLAVKVAGTDIAAPTTMSVSDAKDWFLALDDKLTDQQSQIAKAILKEINERLGFLDNVGLDYLNLDRTSGTLSGGESQRIRLASQIGSGLSGVLYVLDEPSIGLHQRDNDRLLETLKRLRDLGNTVIVVEHDEDAIRQADYIVDLGPGAGVRGGEVVAQGTLKQIMKAKRSLTADYLTGRRKIEVPQERRKGNGHMLTVKGASANNLKDVTASIPLGTFTCITGVSGSGKSSFTIDTLYASAARVLNGARVIAGKHESIKGLEYCDKVIEIDQSPIGRTPRSNPATYTGAFTNIRDWFAGLPESQARGYKPGRFSFNVKGGRCEQCKGDGLIKIEMHFLPDVYVTCEECGGKRYNRETLEVKFKGLSIADVLDMTIEDAEGFFKAVPPIRDKMRMLNEVGLGYVKVGQQATTLSGGEAQRVKLAKELAKRSTGQTLYILDEPTTGLHFEDVRKLLEVLHRLVEQGNSVVVIEHNLDVIKTADWIVDLGPEGGVRGGEIVAEGTPEQVAKEPRSFTGGYLSGMLGK, encoded by the coding sequence ATGCTGACCAAAATTTCCGTCCGCGGCGCTCGCGAGCACAATCTAAAAGGCGTTGATATCGATCTGCCGCGTGATGCGTTGATCGTTGTCACCGGGCTTTCGGGCTCTGGCAAATCCAGCCTCGCTTTCGATACCATCTACGCCGAGGGCCAGCGGCGCTATGTCGAAAGCCTCTCCGCCTATGCGCGCCAATTTCTGGAAATGATGCAAAAGCCCGATGTCGAGCATATTGACGGGCTTTCGCCTGCCATTTCGATCGAGCAAAAGACCACGAGCCGCAATCCGCGCTCGACCGTGGCGACTGTCACCGAGATTTACGATTACATGCGGCTGTTATGGGCGAGGGTGGGGGTGCCGTATTCGCCTGCGACCGGTAAGCCTATCGAAGCGCAGACCGTGTCCAATATGGTCGACCGCGTGATGGAACTGCCCGAGGGCACGCGGCTTTATCTGCTCGCGCCGGTGGTACGCGGACGCAAGGGCGAATACCGCAAAGAACTGGCCGAATGGCAGAAGGCGGGCTTTACCCGCGTCCGCATCGATGGGGAACTGTACCCAATCGAGGAAGCCCCCACGCTCGACAAAAAGTTCAAACACGACATCGAAGTCGTCGTTGACCGGCTGGCGGTAAAGAATGGCCTCGAGACGCGTCTTGCGGATTCATTTGAAACCGCGCTGAAGCTGGCCGAGGGGCTGGCTTACGTCGATCTCGCCGATGGTGTGGTGCCGGGACGCGAGGATGAGGCTGGCAGTGGCGGTGCAATGAAAGGCGCAGGGATCCCTGCGAACCGCATCGTATTTTCCGAAAAGTTCGCCTGTCCGGTCAGCGGTTTCACGATCGAAGAGATTGAACCACGCCTGTTCTCGTTCAACTCGCCCCAGGGCGCATGCCCGACATGCGACGGGATCGGTGAAAAGCAACTGTTTGACGAGCAGCTTGTGGTCCCGAACGAGGGGCTGACCCTCAAACAGGGCGCGATTGCACCATGGGCCAAATCGAACCCGCCATCACCGTATTACATGCAGGTGCTGACCAGCCTTGCCAAAGCGTATGATTTCGACATCACGACCCCGTGGAAAGATCTGGAGCCTGATCAAAGGCTCATCATCCTGCACGGGACCGGCGGAATGCCCGTTGCTCTGACATTCAAGGACGGGCGCAAAACCTACACCGTCAACAAAGCGTTCGAAGGTGTCATCGGCAATCTTAACCGCCGGATGATGCAGACTGAAAGCAATTGGATGCAGGAGGAGCTGTCGAAGTTCCAGACTGCACAGCCATGCGAAACCTGCGGCGGTAAACGGCTGAATGAGAAATCGCTGGCCGTGAAGGTCGCAGGGACAGACATCGCTGCGCCAACCACGATGAGCGTGTCGGATGCCAAGGACTGGTTCCTCGCGCTGGATGACAAGCTGACCGATCAACAGTCCCAAATCGCGAAAGCTATCCTGAAAGAGATCAACGAGCGGCTGGGCTTCCTCGACAATGTCGGGCTCGATTACCTCAACCTCGACCGCACCAGTGGAACATTGTCCGGCGGCGAAAGCCAGCGCATCCGGCTCGCTTCGCAAATCGGCAGCGGCCTGTCCGGCGTGCTCTATGTCCTCGACGAACCCAGCATCGGCCTGCACCAGCGCGACAATGACCGGCTGCTCGAAACGCTGAAACGCCTCCGCGATCTTGGCAACACGGTCATCGTGGTCGAGCATGACGAGGACGCCATCCGTCAGGCCGACTATATCGTTGATCTTGGTCCGGGCGCAGGCGTGCGCGGCGGCGAAGTGGTCGCGCAGGGGACGCTTAAACAGATCATGAAGGCAAAGCGGTCGCTCACCGCCGATTACCTGACCGGCAGGCGCAAAATCGAAGTTCCGCAGGAACGCCGCAAGGGCAACGGGCACATGCTGACGGTGAAGGGTGCGAGCGCCAACAACCTCAAAGATGTCACCGCCTCCATCCCGCTTGGCACGTTCACCTGCATCACCGGCGTATCGGGGTCGGGCAAATCGTCCTTCACCATCGACACGCTCTACGCCTCCGCCGCCCGCGTGCTGAACGGGGCGCGTGTTATCGCGGGCAAGCATGAGAGCATCAAAGGCCTCGAATATTGCGACAAGGTGATCGAGATCGACCAGTCGCCCATTGGCCGCACCCCCCGGTCCAACCCTGCGACCTATACCGGCGCGTTCACCAATATCCGGGACTGGTTCGCGGGCCTCCCCGAAAGCCAGGCGCGCGGGTACAAACCGGGCCGCTTCTCCTTCAATGTGAAGGGGGGCCGGTGTGAGCAATGCAAGGGCGATGGCCTGATCAAGATTGAGATGCACTTCCTCCCCGATGTCTATGTCACCTGCGAGGAATGCGGCGGCAAACGCTACAACCGCGAAACGCTAGAGGTGAAATTCAAAGGCCTCTCCATCGCCGACGTGCTGGATATGACGATCGAGGATGCGGAGGGTTTCTTCAAAGCTGTGCCGCCGATCCGTGACAAGATGCGGATGCTGAACGAGGTGGGCCTTGGCTATGTCAAAGTCGGCCAGCAGGCGACGACATTGTCAGGAGGCGAGGCGCAGCGCGTGAAACTGGCCAAGGAACTGGCCAAACGCTCCACCGGGCAGACGCTTTATATTCTGGACGAGCCAACCACGGGCCTGCATTTCGAAGACGTGCGCAAACTGCTCGAAGTGCTGCACCGGCTGGTGGAGCAGGGCAATTCGGTGGTGGTGATCGAGCATAACCTAGATGTGATCAAAACCGCCGACTGGATCGTGGACCTCGGCCCCGAAGGCGGCGTGCGCGGCGGTGAGATCGTCGCCGAGGGCACACCGGAGCAAGTGGCGAAGGAGCCGCGCAGCTTTACTGGCGGGTATTTGAGCGGGATGTTGGGGAAGTAA
- the mdh gene encoding malate dehydrogenase, protein MARKKIALIGSGMIGGTLAHLAAKKEMGDIVLFDIAEGMPQGKALDLSQCGPIEGFDAKITGTNDYADIAGSDVIIVTAGVPRKPGMSRDDLLGINLKVMKAVGEGIKNNAPDAFVICITNPLDAMVWALREFSGLPHNKVVGMAGVLDSARFATFLAWEFDCSVKDVNAFVLGGHGDTMVPVLSYSTINGIPVKDMAKIKGVATSRLDEIVARTRAGGGEIVKLLGNGSAYYAPATSAISMAEAYLGDQKRILPSASYVEGKYGLDGLYVGVPTVIGAGGTEDVIEIELSDEERANLTVSVDAVKELLEACKGLDSSLA, encoded by the coding sequence ATGGCTCGCAAAAAGATCGCGCTTATCGGCTCCGGCATGATTGGCGGCACTCTCGCCCACCTCGCAGCGAAAAAAGAAATGGGCGACATCGTCCTGTTCGATATTGCCGAAGGCATGCCTCAGGGCAAAGCGCTCGATCTGTCGCAATGCGGCCCGATCGAAGGCTTTGACGCAAAGATCACCGGCACCAATGATTACGCCGATATCGCAGGTTCTGACGTGATCATCGTAACCGCCGGTGTCCCGCGCAAGCCGGGTATGAGCCGTGACGATCTGCTCGGCATCAACCTGAAAGTGATGAAGGCCGTCGGCGAAGGCATTAAGAACAACGCGCCCGACGCTTTCGTGATCTGCATCACCAACCCGCTGGATGCGATGGTTTGGGCGCTGCGCGAATTTTCCGGCCTGCCTCATAACAAGGTTGTCGGCATGGCAGGCGTTCTCGACAGCGCGCGCTTTGCGACCTTCCTCGCATGGGAGTTTGATTGCTCGGTCAAGGATGTGAACGCATTTGTTCTGGGCGGCCACGGCGACACCATGGTTCCGGTCCTGTCCTACTCCACGATCAACGGCATCCCTGTGAAGGACATGGCGAAGATCAAAGGCGTCGCGACAAGCCGTCTCGACGAAATCGTCGCCCGCACGCGTGCCGGCGGCGGCGAGATTGTGAAACTGCTTGGCAATGGTTCGGCCTATTATGCGCCTGCCACCAGCGCGATCAGCATGGCCGAGGCCTATCTGGGCGACCAAAAACGCATCCTGCCAAGCGCGTCTTATGTTGAAGGCAAGTATGGCCTCGACGGGCTGTATGTCGGCGTCCCGACTGTGATCGGCGCAGGCGGCACCGAAGACGTGATCGAAATCGAACTGTCGGACGAAGAGCGCGCGAACCTGACGGTCAGCGTCGATGCGGTTAAGGAACTGCTTGAGGCGTGCAAAGGTCTGGATAGCTCGCTCGCTTGA
- a CDS encoding ABC transporter ATP-binding protein: MTLGAQDLSLDRGGKRVLCDVSVRLNPGTITAIVGPNGAGKSSLLLALAGLLEPATGRVNLDGRGLQDSPARKKARALGYLPQSAEIAWDVAVETLIALGRLPHRDRGTAAIERAIAALELQEFRKRPASRLSGGERARVLLARVLAGEPQWILADEPLAALDLAHQLNLITHLKACAAQGQGVVIVLHDLALAMNHADRVVVLSKGGLIADGPPADALSESVIKQAWGVNGSWIGEQGARALVI; this comes from the coding sequence ATGACGCTCGGCGCGCAAGACTTGTCACTGGATCGCGGCGGGAAACGCGTGCTTTGTGATGTTTCGGTGCGCCTTAATCCCGGCACAATCACCGCCATTGTTGGGCCCAATGGCGCTGGCAAATCCTCACTGCTGTTGGCGCTTGCAGGTTTGTTGGAGCCGGCGACTGGCCGAGTGAACCTGGACGGGCGAGGCTTGCAGGATAGCCCTGCTCGGAAAAAAGCGCGCGCGCTCGGTTATTTGCCGCAAAGCGCCGAAATCGCGTGGGACGTAGCGGTAGAGACCCTAATCGCGCTAGGCCGTTTGCCGCACCGCGATCGCGGAACAGCCGCAATCGAGCGTGCAATTGCGGCGCTGGAATTGCAGGAGTTTCGCAAACGCCCCGCAAGCCGGCTATCCGGCGGGGAACGCGCCCGGGTTTTGCTCGCGCGTGTTCTGGCCGGTGAGCCGCAATGGATTTTGGCCGACGAGCCGCTCGCCGCTTTGGACCTCGCGCATCAACTGAACCTGATCACGCATCTCAAAGCCTGCGCTGCTCAAGGGCAGGGCGTGGTCATAGTGCTGCATGACCTCGCTCTTGCGATGAACCATGCAGATCGGGTTGTTGTCTTGAGCAAGGGCGGCTTGATCGCTGACGGCCCGCCTGCCGATGCGCTGAGTGAAAGCGTCATCAAACAGGCATGGGGCGTCAATGGATCGTGGATCGGGGAGCAAGGCGCGCGGGCTTTGGTGATTTAG
- a CDS encoding putative bifunctional diguanylate cyclase/phosphodiesterase — MRAIKPLSKLRAKQQTGHRSDRVSARVRRLLVKTLYTQPGSLAIGALNGVVATGIAAYVSGLPELWIGSVVLTIIAVARVTAALGLSPDSSDTSTQKLEIVYEVGALSYALVIGSVAGLAVWRGASAEVEVLLVANAVCYGVAVAARNAGRPTIAIGQLALSCLPIMAASLAIGSLVHLTLFVTMLLLFPAMFSITLNIFGVLRDSIAAAETSAKLAEKMKVLARTDVVTGLANRAGLNHAMVETMMSLEQDSNLALIWIDLDRFKEVNDLLGHPIGDRVLSEVARRLNEVSPNGSTVSRFGGDEFVIFCPIEDRKHAQLITSEIHAEIMGPMRIDGERLEVRASVGVALLPEDGKDTDTLMQSADLALYHAKIRGRGQTQFFDSSMTRDLVRRREIEDELRAALQRDELSIFFQPIVDLETGRIRTFEALVRWFHPVKGELRPDEFIPVAEETGVIVTLGNWITAQAARVAATWPEDVTLAVNLSPLQIRAPGAALGIRNALKEAGLDPHRLELEVTESLFIEDNHATANFIQELTDIGVKFALDDFGTGYSSLGYINKYPFTKIKVDRSFVSGANVGRKSDAIIRAVAEMGSTLEMEIVAEGLETIDQVQTVRQAGCTLGQGFYFSRAVPDYLAAMLLAQESDGEPMKITG; from the coding sequence ATGAGAGCGATTAAACCTCTTTCAAAACTGCGCGCCAAGCAGCAAACCGGACATCGTTCGGATCGCGTGTCTGCGCGCGTCCGCCGTTTGCTTGTAAAGACGCTTTACACACAACCGGGAAGCCTCGCCATTGGCGCGCTTAACGGCGTGGTTGCTACAGGCATCGCTGCGTATGTGTCCGGTCTGCCGGAATTATGGATCGGCAGCGTGGTGCTGACCATCATTGCAGTCGCCCGTGTGACCGCAGCGCTCGGCCTGTCACCGGATTCCAGCGACACCAGCACACAAAAACTTGAAATAGTCTACGAAGTGGGCGCGTTGAGTTACGCGCTGGTCATCGGCAGCGTTGCCGGTTTGGCCGTCTGGCGCGGGGCAAGCGCCGAGGTCGAAGTTTTGCTGGTTGCCAATGCAGTTTGTTACGGGGTCGCGGTAGCCGCTCGTAATGCTGGCCGCCCCACAATCGCGATTGGTCAGTTGGCATTATCTTGCCTGCCGATCATGGCGGCATCGCTGGCCATCGGTTCGCTGGTCCATCTCACCTTGTTCGTGACGATGCTCCTGCTGTTTCCGGCAATGTTTTCAATCACTTTAAATATCTTCGGCGTCTTGCGCGATTCCATCGCTGCGGCGGAAACCAGCGCGAAACTGGCCGAGAAAATGAAAGTGCTGGCGCGAACCGATGTCGTCACTGGGCTGGCTAACCGGGCAGGCCTGAACCACGCGATGGTTGAAACCATGATGAGCCTGGAACAGGATAGCAATCTTGCCCTCATCTGGATCGATCTAGACCGGTTCAAAGAGGTGAACGATCTGCTTGGCCACCCGATCGGTGACCGGGTTTTGAGCGAAGTTGCACGCCGGCTGAACGAAGTCAGCCCTAACGGATCAACCGTCTCTCGCTTTGGCGGAGATGAGTTTGTGATTTTCTGCCCGATTGAAGATCGCAAACATGCCCAGCTTATCACGAGCGAAATCCATGCCGAGATCATGGGGCCGATGCGGATTGACGGAGAGCGTCTGGAAGTCCGAGCTTCGGTTGGTGTCGCCTTGCTACCAGAAGACGGCAAAGACACCGATACTTTGATGCAAAGCGCCGATCTTGCGCTGTATCACGCCAAAATTCGCGGCCGTGGACAAACGCAGTTCTTCGACAGCTCGATGACCCGCGATCTTGTCCGGCGGCGCGAGATTGAAGACGAACTGCGAGCAGCGCTTCAACGTGATGAACTCTCGATCTTTTTCCAACCCATAGTGGATCTGGAAACAGGTAGAATTCGCACTTTCGAAGCTCTCGTGCGCTGGTTCCATCCGGTCAAAGGCGAACTTCGCCCAGATGAATTCATCCCGGTCGCCGAGGAAACCGGTGTTATCGTGACCTTGGGCAACTGGATCACTGCTCAAGCAGCGCGGGTCGCGGCAACGTGGCCAGAGGACGTCACGCTTGCGGTGAACCTTTCACCGCTGCAAATCCGCGCTCCGGGCGCTGCATTGGGCATCCGCAACGCATTGAAAGAAGCGGGCCTCGACCCCCACCGGCTCGAGCTGGAAGTGACCGAAAGCCTGTTTATCGAGGATAACCACGCGACAGCCAATTTCATTCAGGAACTGACCGATATCGGCGTGAAGTTCGCACTTGATGATTTCGGCACCGGTTATTCATCGCTGGGCTACATCAACAAATATCCATTCACCAAAATCAAGGTGGATCGCAGCTTTGTCTCTGGCGCGAATGTTGGGCGCAAAAGCGACGCGATTATCCGTGCCGTGGCCGAAATGGGTTCGACGCTGGAGATGGAGATCGTGGCCGAGGGCCTTGAGACCATCGACCAGGTTCAAACCGTGCGCCAAGCCGGGTGTACCCTTGGACAAGGGTTCTATTTCAGCCGCGCTGTGCCGGATTATCTGGCTGCCATGCTTCTTGCTCAGGAAAGCGATGGCGAACCGATGAAGATTACAGGCTGA
- a CDS encoding cell wall hydrolase gives MTKRIAVLFAVLAVPAIAAPGDFGAMAGGAAIESESVSRELAAIPAMPFERPGMSFPGSAFFYLADPPNAALVALPTADPMDAGAEEGRELGQMIDAGPAASPFFASSTGTSMLRAQQCLAQAVWYEAASESEAGQRAVAQVVLNRVAHPSWPGSVCGVVYQGSQRSTGCQFSFTCDGSLSRRASGASWRRAQDIASDALAGSVYSPIGHATHYHTLWVNPVWASSLDHIGTIGAHRFYRNRGANGEKGAFNSGYRGAEPSVAANLSADDTSVTAPSRAAPLIEYSIPSSSAAPATPAANTPAPVPLPQTTSTYGGAGQVKDEYSRAGQWKKRPKDAANGPVDTVIETP, from the coding sequence ATGACAAAGCGTATTGCTGTTCTTTTCGCAGTGCTCGCGGTTCCGGCAATTGCAGCCCCCGGCGATTTCGGGGCGATGGCAGGCGGTGCCGCGATAGAATCGGAAAGCGTATCACGCGAACTCGCGGCCATTCCTGCCATGCCGTTTGAACGGCCCGGAATGAGTTTTCCGGGTTCCGCGTTCTTTTACCTTGCCGATCCGCCAAATGCGGCTCTTGTTGCCCTTCCCACCGCCGACCCGATGGATGCCGGCGCAGAGGAAGGCCGCGAGCTTGGCCAGATGATTGATGCCGGTCCAGCCGCCAGTCCATTTTTCGCCTCAAGCACGGGTACGTCAATGCTGCGCGCGCAGCAGTGTCTGGCGCAGGCCGTCTGGTACGAAGCAGCCAGCGAAAGCGAAGCTGGCCAGCGCGCTGTTGCGCAGGTCGTTTTGAACCGTGTCGCCCACCCAAGCTGGCCGGGCAGTGTTTGCGGTGTGGTGTATCAGGGATCGCAGCGTTCAACCGGCTGCCAGTTTTCTTTCACCTGCGATGGCAGCCTGTCTCGCCGCGCCAGTGGCGCAAGCTGGCGACGGGCGCAGGATATCGCCTCGGATGCGCTCGCAGGAAGCGTGTATTCGCCAATCGGCCATGCCACGCATTACCATACGCTTTGGGTCAATCCTGTCTGGGCGAGTTCTCTCGATCATATCGGGACAATTGGTGCGCACCGGTTTTATCGCAATCGCGGTGCGAACGGGGAAAAAGGCGCGTTCAATTCCGGCTACAGAGGTGCTGAACCGAGCGTGGCAGCCAATCTCTCTGCGGATGACACAAGTGTAACGGCCCCGTCGCGCGCTGCTCCTTTGATCGAATATTCTATTCCAAGCTCATCAGCGGCACCGGCCACGCCCGCTGCAAACACGCCGGCGCCTGTGCCATTGCCGCAGACCACGTCAACCTATGGGGGCGCTGGTCAGGTCAAGGATGAATATTCAAGGGCAGGCCAATGGAAAAAAAGGCCGAAAGACGCGGCCAACGGACCTGTCGATACCGTTATCGAAACGCCTTGA
- a CDS encoding FecCD family ABC transporter permease: MNRAAMIFAALLAVAVPLSLLAGRVWIDFANTPNAAIILMELRLPRAVLAIVVGAGLGAAGAAMQGYLRNPLADPGLFGIAPMAALGAVASFWFGALLPPAIAAWSLPAFALAGGALGMAMLALIAGRTSSGAGGGIALFTLAGLMIASLAGALTALAITTAPNAFAMSQIVMWLNGALTDRSWQEVWIAAPLVGLGIIALAFSARSLDALTLGEDAARSLGVDPKRLLILLVIGVGLTVGAGVAVAGIIGFVGLIVPHLVRPFTDRLPSSLIVPSALAGACLVLIADSAVRVLPLVTELRLGIALSLIGAPFFLWLLMRMRRGTV, translated from the coding sequence TTGAACCGCGCCGCGATGATCTTTGCTGCTCTGCTCGCGGTCGCGGTTCCGCTGTCTTTGCTAGCAGGCCGGGTCTGGATTGATTTTGCCAACACGCCGAATGCCGCCATCATTTTGATGGAGCTGCGCCTGCCACGCGCAGTTTTGGCAATTGTTGTGGGTGCCGGATTGGGAGCGGCAGGGGCGGCGATGCAGGGATATCTGCGCAATCCGCTTGCTGATCCCGGACTGTTCGGCATTGCTCCGATGGCAGCCCTTGGTGCGGTCGCCAGCTTCTGGTTCGGAGCGTTGCTACCGCCTGCCATCGCGGCATGGAGCCTTCCCGCCTTTGCTCTGGCCGGAGGGGCGCTGGGCATGGCGATGCTTGCCTTGATCGCAGGGCGCACATCCTCCGGGGCAGGCGGAGGCATCGCGCTGTTCACGCTCGCAGGCCTGATGATTGCCAGCCTCGCCGGCGCCTTGACCGCGCTGGCCATTACAACTGCGCCCAATGCATTTGCGATGAGCCAGATCGTTATGTGGCTGAATGGCGCATTGACCGACCGGTCTTGGCAAGAGGTGTGGATTGCCGCGCCGCTTGTCGGGTTGGGAATAATCGCACTGGCTTTTTCCGCGCGATCTCTCGACGCTTTGACGCTGGGAGAGGACGCCGCCCGTTCCTTGGGAGTGGACCCTAAGCGGCTACTCATTTTGCTGGTCATCGGTGTGGGATTGACTGTTGGCGCCGGCGTTGCGGTCGCTGGTATTATAGGGTTTGTCGGTCTGATCGTGCCGCATCTGGTGCGTCCGTTCACCGACCGGCTGCCGTCCAGTCTGATCGTGCCAAGCGCGCTTGCAGGGGCGTGCCTTGTTCTGATCGCGGATAGCGCGGTGCGCGTGCTCCCGCTCGTCACAGAGCTGCGGCTGGGCATTGCTTTATCACTGATCGGTGCGCCGTTTTTTCTGTGGCTGCTGATGCGGATGCGGCGGGGGACGGTATGA